In the Gammaproteobacteria bacterium genome, one interval contains:
- a CDS encoding thioredoxin family protein codes for MTRYCKPIHTLIEEAARAGNIDIEKVEDIAAIMGYGVMSTPGVVIDGTVVHAGGVPNRKAVEGWLAGHSGGHN; via the coding sequence CACACCCTCATCGAGGAGGCCGCCAGGGCCGGCAATATCGATATCGAGAAGGTGGAGGACATCGCCGCCATCATGGGCTACGGCGTCATGTCCACCCCCGGCGTCGTCATCGATGGCACCGTGGTCCATGCCGGTGGTGTGCCGAATCGCAAGGCCGTGGAAGGCTGGCTCGCCGGCCACAGCGGCGGTCACAACTGA